From Aegilops tauschii subsp. strangulata cultivar AL8/78 chromosome 5, Aet v6.0, whole genome shotgun sequence:
AACGTTTTATTAGTTAAATTTAAagtcaaagtttgacacaaaatataaaaaggaccaataaaccaggacgaatGTAGTAGCTAGAGCACAAGTTGCTGCATCAGTCAATCAATACTGATTAGATTAAAGGCTAGGTGCATTTAAAGTATAGATGCACACTCTTTGTTAGAAAAATTTCTAATGCTAACCCTCCTGGAAGCGGAGCGCGCGGAGCGTGGTTCTACCCACTCCCTAAATCGTAACTGCACGCCGCTCCGCTCCGAAGGGGAGTTGCAAAGCGGAGGGATGCCGAACGCTCCCATAGTTTTTCACGCAGGGGTGTGCGTCTTGTACCGTTAACACTATTGAAGCCGCTGCAGAGCATCAACCTACTGTACTGCACAATTGGGCCGGTCCAATTAGGCTACAGGCGCCCATTATGAGCTCCCCTTGTTGTTAGCCCGTCAAGAATGACTCATGGGCCAGTGGGAAGGCAATCAGTGTCGAAACCCTAAGGGCCCCACGCACCATCATCCGCCGCTTCCACACAGTACACACCCCACCCCACTCTCACTGTCGCCATCCAAATCCCCAAAACACTCTCCGACGcatctgccgccgccgtcgtcgaccATGGCCGGGCGGACACCACTCACCAACGCGGGGGCCGCGACGGAGGCCGACGCGTACGAGCCGTACGTGGCCATGAAGCAGCTGCGCGCTTACATCTGCACCGAGCTCCTCCCCGCCTTCCCCGCCCTCGACACCAGGCGGCTCAccgccctcccctcctcctccggcatCGACCGCATCAGCCTCCTCCCCGACGCGCTCCTGCGCAACATCGTCTCCCGCCTCCCCGTCACGGACGCCGCGCGCACCTCCGTTCTCGCCTCGCGCTGGCGCCGGGTCTGGCTATCCGTCCCCCTCGCGCTAATCGACGAATACCTCCGCCCCAGCGGCAACCCGCCGACCGTCACCGCCGCCGTGTCGCAAATCCTTGATGCGCACCCGGGACCCTTCCGCTGCGTCCACCTCGTCCGCAGCCACATGGACGCGTGCCAGCCCCAGCTCGCGAGCTGGCTCGAGCTCTTCGCCACCAAGGGCGTCCAAGAGCTCGTCCTTGTGAATCGCCCGTGGCCACTCGAGGTACCCCTCCCCGCCACGCTCTTCAGCGTCACCACCCTCACCCGCCTCTACATCGGCATCTGGAAATTTCCGGACGTGGCCAGGTTACCGCGTGGCACCTCCTTCCCATGTCTTCGTGAGCTCGGGGTCTGCACCATCCTCACGAAGGACGGAGACATCGAGGCCCTCGTCGCTAGGAGCCCCGTCCTGGAGATTCTGAACATCCAAGGAAGCAACAAAGGGCTGCGCCTTCGCCTCGTCAGCCAGAGCCTCTGGTGCGTGCAAATCTGTGGCTCTGTTGTAGAGGACATTGCCGTGGTGAAGGCTCCATGCCTTGACCGGCTCATCGTGGAACATCCTAGGGACAGTGCCCGTGGTCTGTGTACCAGGGTCAGGATTGGTGACTGCCCCAAGTTGCACGCATTAGGAATTTTGAAGGCAGGAAATCATATCCTAGAGATCCAAGGCACCGTCATCGTGGTACATTTTCTATCTGAAGTCTGTCCATTTGTTCAGTTAGCAAAATGTTCAGTTGATAGAGGTTCATGAATCATGACTAAATGTGCGATCTTTCTTTGTGGGTGCATTCTAGGCTGGGATAAAGCCAAGACCAAGCACCATGGTGATGAACGTCAAGATCCTGAGTTTGAATGTGTGTTTCGGAGACCACGATGACATTAAGATGCTGACTGCCTTTCTCAGATGCTTTCCCAATCTGGAGACGCTGCATATCATGGTATCCCCCCTCCCTCTCTAATTAATGTTTTTGCTTACTTTGCACTCTATACATTACTAAATCATGAGTGGACACGGTGCCAGCTAGTGCAAGTAGTTTTTCTATGTGGTAAGGTGATGGTAGCATCAGCTAGTACATAGTTACGAATGTTTGACCTTGCCATGGGTGATCAATTGTAGCTTAAGTGTTAGCCCTTGTAATTTGTTCTCAGCCATCGTGTCTTGTCTTCGCACATAAACAAGAGTACACTATTAGGGTCTGTGTTGTGTGGCCATCTGTTTTTATGTTATGATGTTCCGTAAAAAAAAAAAACTTGTAGCAGCAGATTTCATCATATCAGGCAGTTATAATTGTGTGTTACATGAATGATAA
This genomic window contains:
- the LOC109744694 gene encoding F-box/FBD/LRR-repeat protein At1g13570 — its product is MAGRTPLTNAGAATEADAYEPYVAMKQLRAYICTELLPAFPALDTRRLTALPSSSGIDRISLLPDALLRNIVSRLPVTDAARTSVLASRWRRVWLSVPLALIDEYLRPSGNPPTVTAAVSQILDAHPGPFRCVHLVRSHMDACQPQLASWLELFATKGVQELVLVNRPWPLEVPLPATLFSVTTLTRLYIGIWKFPDVARLPRGTSFPCLRELGVCTILTKDGDIEALVARSPVLEILNIQGSNKGLRLRLVSQSLWCVQICGSVVEDIAVVKAPCLDRLIVEHPRDSARGLCTRVRIGDCPKLHALGILKAGNHILEIQGTVIVAGIKPRPSTMVMNVKILSLNVCFGDHDDIKMLTAFLRCFPNLETLHIMSAKGVYQAGNVRLNLRFWESAKPTKSVEFSIKVISFCEFRGELGEAAFLKFFFRSARALESAMITMRSGSFSTDELSSRVKQVYQKMVSKSCKMIVLGSDGPEGGRPWSFKRGTDYCFKDPFSAVEWVG